The following coding sequences lie in one Capnocytophaga stomatis genomic window:
- the ftsA gene encoding cell division protein FtsA has product MKYKKYYVGLDIGTTKIVAMVGVKNEYGKIEILGYGQAKSEGINKGVVHNITKTTQSILEAIRDAEEKIGLEIKEVVVGIAGQHILSRSHSDYIIRPDAEKLIDIEDIEQLKQQVYRIGLSPGQKIIHALPQEYKVDDQDDIREPIGMIGSRLDASFHLVIGQLNSIKSITRCVQLSGLTFTNLTLEPLASANAVLSEEEKDVGVALVDIGGGTTDVAIFKDGIIRHTAVIPMGGNIITEDIKEGCGILGRQAEMLKVEFGSAWPGENRDNEIVSIPGIKGKEPKEITLKNLSKIIHARVSEIINLVFNTIKSYGHEEHKKKLIAGIVLTGGGSQLKHIQQLVEYITGMDTRIGYPNEHLANNSDTKIISPIYATSIGLVMSAIDYEAEEIIRQKMEAIKEVTPPQPEVVYQESPISENFDTFQEENTENQEEVKRKPRGFWEGVGRRIKDFLDSSDE; this is encoded by the coding sequence ATGAAATATAAAAAATATTACGTTGGCTTAGATATCGGAACGACGAAGATTGTTGCGATGGTCGGGGTCAAGAATGAATATGGAAAAATTGAAATATTAGGCTACGGACAAGCCAAAAGTGAAGGAATAAACAAAGGTGTAGTTCACAATATTACAAAAACAACACAATCAATTCTTGAAGCAATCCGTGATGCGGAGGAAAAAATAGGATTAGAAATCAAAGAAGTGGTTGTAGGAATTGCGGGGCAACACATTTTGAGCCGTTCACACAGCGATTATATCATCCGTCCTGATGCGGAAAAACTGATTGATATTGAAGATATTGAACAACTGAAACAGCAAGTGTATCGCATTGGTTTGTCACCTGGTCAAAAAATAATTCACGCATTACCGCAAGAATACAAAGTGGACGACCAAGACGATATCCGAGAGCCTATCGGAATGATTGGTTCCCGCTTAGATGCTTCATTTCACTTGGTTATCGGGCAATTAAATTCTATCAAAAGCATTACCCGATGTGTGCAGTTATCTGGGCTGACATTCACAAATCTTACGCTTGAACCTTTAGCTTCTGCTAATGCCGTTCTCAGCGAAGAGGAAAAAGATGTGGGAGTAGCCTTGGTTGATATCGGTGGCGGAACTACTGATGTGGCAATTTTCAAAGATGGAATCATTCGGCATACGGCAGTAATCCCAATGGGAGGAAACATCATTACGGAAGACATCAAAGAAGGGTGCGGCATTTTAGGAAGACAAGCCGAAATGCTAAAAGTAGAATTTGGCTCGGCTTGGCCAGGGGAAAATCGCGATAATGAAATCGTTTCAATTCCGGGAATTAAAGGCAAAGAACCGAAAGAAATTACTCTGAAAAACCTTTCAAAAATAATTCACGCTCGTGTAAGTGAAATTATCAATTTGGTTTTCAATACAATAAAAAGTTACGGACACGAAGAGCACAAAAAGAAACTAATTGCAGGCATTGTGCTTACAGGCGGTGGAAGCCAGTTAAAACACATTCAGCAATTAGTGGAATACATCACAGGAATGGATACCCGTATTGGTTACCCTAACGAACATTTGGCAAACAATTCGGACACGAAGATAATTTCTCCAATCTATGCAACATCTATAGGACTGGTAATGAGTGCCATTGATTATGAAGCAGAAGAAATTATCCGACAAAAAATGGAGGCAATAAAGGAAGTTACACCTCCTCAGCCCGAAGTTGTATATCAAGAATCTCCCATCTCTGAAAATTTTGACACTTTTCAAGAAGAAAACACTGAAAATCAGGAAGAAGTCAAAAGAAAGCCAAGAGGATTTTGGGAAGGAGTAGGCAGACGAATTAAAGATTTTTTAGACAGTAGCGACGAATAA
- the murC gene encoding UDP-N-acetylmuramate--L-alanine ligase — protein sequence MKINFNNIKNVYFIGIGGIGMSALARYFKAIGKNVCGYDRTPTEITDTLESEGIKVHFTENEANIPTDFRNIEDTLVVYTPAVPKTHAELIFFQVNGYQAFKRSEILGMITENSFCLAVAGTHGKTTTSSILAHILVESGASVSAFLGGIAENFNSNLVLHGSEFTVVEADEFDRSFLRLSPDIACITSMDADHLDIYGNKEEFEKGFRDFAGKIEKDENRIVCNGLKINGKTYGLEDNSDFSFQNIHIENGMYHFDFHYANNVLKDYEFPKPGRHNLSNALAAVAMGVRAGFPAEKLLSALATFKGVKRRFSYIIKEKDFVFIDDYAHHPSEINALFQAVDEMYPKIEKTIVFQPHLFTRTRDFMDEFAESLSKFDDVILLDIYPARELPIEGITSEKLLEKIRSKQKVLVSKEGLIPLLKEKQPKLLLTIGAGDIGAEVERIKKAFS from the coding sequence ATGAAAATCAATTTCAACAACATAAAAAACGTATATTTCATCGGGATTGGTGGAATCGGGATGTCGGCTTTGGCTCGTTATTTCAAAGCCATCGGGAAGAATGTTTGCGGATACGACCGCACGCCAACAGAAATTACCGACACTCTTGAAAGCGAAGGAATTAAAGTCCATTTCACAGAAAATGAGGCAAATATCCCGACCGATTTCAGAAACATAGAAGATACGTTGGTGGTGTACACGCCCGCCGTCCCGAAAACGCACGCTGAACTGATATTTTTCCAAGTCAATGGTTATCAAGCTTTTAAACGTTCTGAAATTTTAGGTATGATTACCGAAAACAGCTTCTGTTTGGCGGTGGCAGGAACACACGGAAAAACCACTACATCAAGCATTTTGGCTCATATTCTGGTGGAAAGCGGGGCTTCGGTAAGTGCGTTTTTAGGCGGAATTGCTGAAAATTTCAACAGTAATTTGGTACTTCACGGAAGTGAATTTACAGTTGTGGAAGCTGATGAATTTGACCGTTCTTTCCTGAGGTTATCACCTGATATTGCGTGTATTACCTCAATGGATGCCGACCACTTGGATATCTACGGAAATAAGGAAGAATTTGAAAAAGGTTTCCGTGATTTTGCTGGAAAAATTGAAAAAGACGAAAACAGAATTGTGTGTAACGGACTGAAAATAAACGGAAAAACCTACGGATTGGAAGATAATTCCGATTTCAGTTTTCAAAATATTCACATCGAAAACGGAATGTATCACTTTGATTTCCATTATGCTAACAACGTTCTTAAAGATTATGAATTTCCAAAACCGGGCAGGCACAACTTGTCGAACGCTTTGGCTGCGGTAGCGATGGGCGTACGAGCAGGATTTCCCGCCGAAAAATTACTGTCGGCTTTGGCAACGTTCAAAGGAGTAAAACGCCGATTTTCGTACATCATTAAGGAAAAAGATTTCGTTTTCATTGACGATTACGCACATCACCCATCGGAAATCAATGCACTTTTTCAAGCGGTGGACGAAATGTATCCGAAAATCGAGAAAACCATTGTTTTTCAGCCACATTTATTCACCCGAACACGCGATTTTATGGATGAATTTGCCGAAAGTTTATCCAAATTCGACGATGTAATTCTGTTAGACATTTATCCTGCAAGGGAATTGCCTATTGAAGGAATCACTTCGGAAAAATTATTGGAAAAAATCCGAAGCAAACAAAAAGTTTTGGTATCGAAAGAAGGTTTAATTCCGCTACTGAAAGAAAAACAACCGAAGTTATTGCTCACCATTGGGGCAGGTGACATCGGGGCGGAAGTTGAAAGAATTAAAAAAGCTTTCTCATAA
- a CDS encoding cell division protein FtsQ/DivIB has protein sequence MKPKLRKILKIITIILLPVSLQIFASSRNNARIIKEVRVDHQSSDMYITDETVRRMVLNNSHNANQLGVLKLNEIEKLLDNHAMVEKSEVFCTIDGILNVSVKQRQPIARFYEDGKFFYMDSQGKKMPLSDSFSARVPLITGNVDEKYWENTYDLIKFIQNDEFLTKNITEIKVKRNGEYEFHMRVASFVVIWGDLEEMEQKKANLKAFYKQMEKSKTLNVYKIVNLKYSNQVVCTK, from the coding sequence ATGAAACCCAAATTACGAAAAATATTAAAAATAATAACAATCATTCTGTTGCCTGTTTCATTACAGATTTTTGCATCAAGCAGAAATAACGCTCGGATTATCAAGGAAGTGCGTGTTGATCACCAAAGCTCGGATATGTACATCACGGATGAAACGGTACGCAGAATGGTTCTTAACAACTCGCACAATGCGAACCAATTGGGTGTGCTGAAACTCAATGAAATAGAAAAGTTGTTGGACAATCACGCAATGGTTGAAAAATCGGAAGTTTTTTGCACAATTGACGGGATTTTGAATGTGAGTGTAAAACAACGTCAGCCCATTGCACGATTTTATGAGGATGGAAAGTTCTTTTATATGGATTCACAGGGCAAAAAAATGCCTCTTTCCGACTCATTTTCGGCAAGAGTTCCTCTTATTACAGGAAATGTTGATGAAAAATATTGGGAAAACACATATGATTTAATAAAATTCATACAAAATGATGAATTTCTAACGAAAAATATTACTGAAATAAAGGTAAAACGCAACGGCGAATACGAATTCCATATGCGAGTAGCAAGTTTTGTTGTTATTTGGGGGGATTTGGAGGAAATGGAACAGAAAAAGGCAAATCTAAAAGCATTTTACAAACAAATGGAAAAAAGCAAAACCTTAAATGTTTATAAAATTGTTAATTTAAAATATTCAAATCAGGTAGTTTGTACAAAATAA
- a CDS encoding bactofilin family protein produces MFKENKKVMAENTSSGSSNRIVAETKFKGDIISKTDFRIDGEIEGNFQTSGKLVVGRTGLIKGVVICENADVEGKIEGTLRVNGVLSLKSTSVIEGEVFTDKLSIEPGAIFNVSCTMKGSKPQISNEKLQIADKATK; encoded by the coding sequence ATGTTTAAAGAAAATAAGAAAGTTATGGCTGAAAACACATCATCAGGAAGTAGCAACAGAATCGTTGCCGAAACAAAATTTAAAGGAGATATAATTTCTAAAACTGATTTTAGAATTGATGGTGAGATTGAAGGAAATTTCCAAACAAGTGGAAAATTAGTCGTTGGAAGAACAGGACTTATTAAAGGTGTTGTTATTTGCGAAAATGCAGACGTTGAAGGTAAAATTGAAGGAACATTACGTGTAAATGGCGTGCTGAGTTTAAAATCAACTTCAGTAATTGAAGGAGAGGTTTTTACAGACAAACTATCTATTGAACCTGGGGCTATCTTCAATGTTTCGTGTACTATGAAAGGCTCTAAACCTCAGATTTCAAATGAAAAATTACAAATTGCCGACAAAGCAACTAAATAA
- the ftsZ gene encoding cell division protein FtsZ: protein MSTNDMNNTGLKFDLPKGKSNIIKVIGVGGGGCNAVNHMHIQGIKGVDYVICNTDAQALENSPVTNKIQLGVTLTEGLGAGADPEIGEKAAEESLEEIRKVLEGNTQMVFITAGMGGGTGTGAAPVIAKQAKEMGILTVAIVTSPFTYEGLKRSKQAQAGIKKLRECVDSLIVINNNKISEIYGDLGIRDSYAKADEILLKGAKGMAEVISKHYIVNIDLNDARTVLGEGGTAIMGSAIAEGENRAFEAISGALNSPLLNDNKITGAKNALLLIVYGSKQATTKEIEEISNYVQMQAGENMADLITGIGEDESLGDALSVTVIATGFDANQQHEIVSGETKKVIHVLDDTQPIVHDLTERNTPIVNTNEWQPVYPTPTAPSSQEKKPNPQASSLAELFNIWVDCEVLSPEQLFTIVEKPKATLNNNSFAAKERVQPQRVIKQEPVKEINKNSDTPVFFHLSSDINDDYEEPKQITPTVNQKGEIRHSLEDYMELEKTFNEAKPFSSRSTTEESRNEFILYRKEEVETPKPTNIDEQGQMSMFLEDEPQEIDPVNSRISDVMARRSNRLQSYNHTFGSSSNYSESNQSRTSISKDSSGEYQIRRNNSFLHDNVD, encoded by the coding sequence ATGAGTACAAATGATATGAACAACACAGGATTGAAATTTGACTTACCCAAAGGTAAAAGCAATATTATCAAGGTTATAGGCGTTGGTGGTGGCGGCTGTAATGCCGTAAACCATATGCATATTCAAGGAATAAAAGGAGTGGATTATGTTATCTGTAATACAGATGCTCAAGCTCTTGAAAATAGTCCGGTTACCAATAAAATTCAATTAGGAGTAACACTAACGGAAGGATTAGGTGCTGGTGCGGACCCTGAAATTGGCGAAAAAGCAGCTGAAGAAAGCTTGGAGGAAATCCGCAAAGTTCTGGAAGGAAACACACAAATGGTTTTCATCACAGCAGGAATGGGCGGTGGAACCGGGACCGGAGCGGCTCCCGTGATTGCCAAGCAAGCCAAAGAAATGGGAATTTTAACAGTGGCTATTGTTACATCTCCTTTTACTTATGAAGGCCTAAAAAGAAGTAAACAAGCACAAGCAGGAATCAAAAAATTAAGAGAATGTGTTGATTCATTGATTGTTATCAATAATAACAAAATCTCTGAAATCTACGGAGACTTGGGTATCAGAGATAGTTACGCTAAAGCTGACGAGATCCTCTTGAAAGGAGCCAAAGGAATGGCAGAGGTAATCAGTAAGCACTATATCGTAAACATCGACTTGAATGATGCCCGCACTGTACTTGGAGAAGGAGGAACTGCAATTATGGGGTCTGCAATCGCCGAGGGAGAAAACAGAGCTTTCGAGGCTATTTCAGGAGCTTTAAATTCTCCTCTGTTAAATGACAACAAAATCACCGGAGCCAAAAACGCCTTGTTGTTAATCGTTTACGGAAGCAAACAAGCAACAACTAAAGAAATTGAAGAAATCAGTAATTACGTTCAGATGCAAGCTGGCGAAAATATGGCTGATTTAATCACAGGTATTGGTGAAGACGAGTCGTTAGGTGATGCTTTGTCAGTTACTGTAATTGCCACAGGGTTCGATGCCAATCAGCAACACGAAATCGTCAGTGGTGAGACGAAGAAAGTTATTCACGTGCTTGATGATACTCAACCCATTGTACACGATTTAACAGAACGTAACACCCCAATTGTGAACACGAATGAGTGGCAGCCTGTTTATCCAACACCTACTGCTCCTTCTTCTCAAGAAAAGAAACCAAATCCTCAGGCTTCTTCTCTTGCTGAATTGTTCAACATTTGGGTTGATTGTGAAGTACTTTCTCCAGAGCAGCTTTTCACAATTGTTGAAAAACCCAAAGCTACCTTGAACAACAATTCATTTGCAGCAAAAGAACGAGTTCAACCTCAAAGAGTTATAAAACAAGAACCTGTTAAAGAAATTAATAAAAATTCTGACACGCCCGTTTTCTTTCATTTGAGCAGTGATATTAATGACGATTACGAAGAACCAAAACAAATCACTCCAACTGTAAATCAAAAAGGAGAAATTCGTCATTCTCTGGAAGATTATATGGAACTGGAAAAAACTTTTAACGAAGCTAAACCGTTTTCTTCTCGTTCCACAACAGAGGAAAGCAGAAATGAATTCATCCTTTACAGAAAAGAAGAAGTTGAAACTCCAAAGCCTACAAACATTGACGAACAAGGACAAATGAGTATGTTTTTGGAAGATGAACCTCAAGAAATTGACCCTGTAAATAGCAGAATTTCAGACGTTATGGCAAGACGCTCGAACAGATTGCAAAGTTACAATCACACTTTTGGTTCGTCAAGCAACTATTCTGAAAGTAACCAGTCAAGAACTTCAATCAGTAAGGACAGTTCAGGTGAATACCAGATACGCAGAAACAATTCGTTCCTACACGACAATGTGGATTAA
- the murG gene encoding undecaprenyldiphospho-muramoylpentapeptide beta-N-acetylglucosaminyltransferase, whose translation MKRFIISGGGTGGHIYPAIAIANEIKRRLPDAEILFVGAENRMEMQKVPQAGFPIKGLWISGLQRKLTFDNLMFPLKLASSLWKARKIIKKFRPDVVIGTGGYASAPTLKAAEWLGIPTVIQEQNSYAGVTNKWVCQKAAKICVAYDDMEKFFPREKIVKTGNPVRADLLDISEKRKETQLFFSLNPDKKTLLVLGGSLGARRINQLIESNLTLFEKLNVQVLWQCGKLYFEEYKKYNSESIKVLQFIDRMDFAYASADVIISRAGASSVSELCIVGKPVIFIPSPNVAEDHQTKNAQAVAKKQGCILIRESELDSQFETTFSQLILDENLKKNLSENIKKLAQPNATKDIVDIILNYSKIK comes from the coding sequence ATGAAAAGATTCATCATATCAGGCGGAGGCACAGGCGGACACATTTATCCTGCCATTGCCATTGCAAATGAAATAAAACGTCGTTTACCCGATGCCGAAATTCTGTTTGTGGGAGCCGAAAACCGAATGGAAATGCAAAAAGTTCCTCAGGCGGGCTTCCCCATTAAGGGACTATGGATTTCGGGCTTGCAACGCAAACTAACGTTTGACAATCTGATGTTTCCGCTGAAACTTGCCAGCAGTTTATGGAAGGCTCGGAAAATCATCAAAAAGTTTCGCCCTGATGTAGTTATCGGAACAGGCGGATATGCCTCTGCTCCAACGCTTAAAGCCGCCGAGTGGTTGGGCATCCCAACGGTAATTCAGGAACAAAATTCCTACGCGGGTGTAACCAACAAATGGGTGTGCCAAAAAGCAGCAAAAATATGTGTGGCTTACGACGATATGGAAAAATTCTTCCCGAGAGAGAAAATCGTAAAAACGGGAAATCCTGTTCGGGCAGATTTGCTTGACATTTCCGAAAAAAGAAAGGAAACTCAGCTATTTTTCTCGCTCAATCCCGATAAAAAAACGCTTTTGGTTTTGGGAGGAAGTCTCGGGGCAAGACGTATCAATCAACTCATTGAAAGCAATTTAACTCTTTTTGAAAAGCTTAACGTTCAGGTGCTTTGGCAATGCGGAAAGTTATACTTTGAAGAATATAAAAAATACAATTCCGAGAGCATTAAAGTTCTGCAATTCATTGACCGAATGGATTTTGCGTATGCCTCGGCAGATGTGATTATTTCCCGAGCGGGAGCAAGTTCCGTAAGTGAGCTTTGCATCGTGGGCAAACCCGTGATTTTCATTCCGTCGCCCAACGTAGCGGAAGACCATCAAACCAAAAACGCACAGGCAGTGGCAAAAAAACAAGGTTGCATTTTAATCCGTGAAAGCGAGTTAGATAGCCAATTTGAAACAACATTTTCGCAGTTAATTCTTGATGAAAATCTGAAAAAAAACCTCTCTGAAAACATCAAAAAATTAGCTCAACCCAACGCAACTAAGGACATCGTGGATATTATTTTAAATTATTCAAAGATTAAATGA
- a CDS encoding AtpZ/AtpI family protein: MKNYKLPTKQLNKWIKFSQAGLQMAITIAICVFLGDWLDGKFPNLYPLFTVVLSLLGVFVAIYSVIRQVMNMSDKS; encoded by the coding sequence ATGAAAAATTACAAATTGCCGACAAAGCAACTAAATAAGTGGATAAAATTCTCCCAAGCGGGACTGCAAATGGCTATTACCATAGCCATTTGTGTTTTTTTGGGCGATTGGTTGGACGGAAAATTCCCTAATCTGTACCCGCTATTTACTGTGGTTCTCTCCCTTTTAGGAGTTTTTGTGGCTATATATTCCGTAATCAGGCAAGTGATGAATATGTCTGACAAATCTTAA